The Bos indicus x Bos taurus breed Angus x Brahman F1 hybrid chromosome 3, Bos_hybrid_MaternalHap_v2.0, whole genome shotgun sequence genome includes a window with the following:
- the LOC113882694 gene encoding olfactory receptor 6N1-like has translation MDLVNHTWTQSFLLAGFTTTGALQPLAFLGTLCIYLLTLAGNLFIIVLVQADSRLSTPMYFFISVLSFLELWYVSTTVPTLLLTLLHRRSPISSTVCFVQLYVFHSLGMTECYLLGVMALDRYLAICCPLHYHALMSRQVQLWLAGVTWMAGFSAALVPASLTATLPFCLKEVAHYFCDLAPLMRLACVDTRWHNGVHGAVIGVATGCNLVLILGLYGGILRAVLKLPSAASRAKAFSTCSSHITVVVLFYASAFTVYVGSPGSLLEGIDKHIALVYAFLTPFLNPIIYTLRNKEVKDAMKRVRVRIRTILQEV, from the coding sequence ATGGACCTTGTCAATCACACGTGGACCCAGAGTTTTCTCCTTGCTGGTTTCACTACCACTGGAGCCCTGCAACCTCTTGCTTTCCTGGGGACACTGTGCATCTATCTCCTCACCCTGGCAGGGAACTTGTTCATCATTGTGCTGGTTCAGGCAGATTCGAGACTGTCcacacccatgtacttcttcATCAGTGTCCTCTCCTTCTTGGAACTCTGGTATGTCAGCACCACAGTGCCTACGCTGCTGCTCACCTTGCTCCATAGGCGTTCACCCATCTCATCAACTGTGTGCTTTGTCCAGCTCTATGTCTTCCATTcactgggcatgactgagtgctACCTGTTGGGTGTCATGGCACTGGACCGCTACCTTGCCATCTGTTGCCCACTGCACTACCATGCTCTTATGAGCAGACAGGTACAGTTATGGCTAGCAGGGGTCACCTGGATGGCTGGCTTCTCAGCTGCACTTGTGCCAGCAAGCCTCACAGCTACTCTGCCCTTCTGCTTAAAAGAGGTGGCTCATTACTTCTGTGACCTAGCACCACTAATGAGGTTGGCGTGTGTGGACACAAGGTGGCATAATGGGGTCCATGGGGCAGTGATTGGTGTGGCCACAGGGTGCAATCTTGTGCTCATTTTAGGACTGTATGGGGGTATCCTGAGAGCTGTGCTGAAGCTGCCCTCAGCTGCCAGCCGTGCCAAGGCCTTTTCCACCTGTTCCTCCCACATAACTGTAGTGGTGCTTTTTTATGCTTCTGCCTTCACAGTTTATGTGGGCTCACCTGGGAGTCTCCTTGAGGGCATAGACAAGCATATTGCCTTAGTGTATGCCTTTCTTACTCCCTTTCTCAATCCTATCATCTATACCCTTCGAAACAAGGAGGTGAAGGATGCTATGAAAAGGGTCAGGGTCAGGATACGGACCATTTTGCAGGAAGTTTGA